Proteins encoded by one window of Juglans regia cultivar Chandler chromosome 15, Walnut 2.0, whole genome shotgun sequence:
- the LOC108981600 gene encoding uncharacterized protein LOC108981600, whose amino-acid sequence MTDLNANENETGASKDIEEIFRVLTCTDEQKVAYATFKLTGEAKRWWISERTIREAEGTKIVSWLHFKQIFLERFFPSLFRDDKAMEFATLVQGTMTVHQYAARFTELSQFATYLIPDEEKKARKFEQGLNEKLYERVVGF is encoded by the exons ATGACGGACCTGAATGCAAACGAGAATGAAACGGGTGCTTCCAAG gacattgaggagattttcCGAGTCCTAACCTGTACAGATGAGCAAAAGGTGGCGtacgccacattcaagcttaccggggaagcgaagaggtggtggatctctgaAAGAACAATCAGAGAAGCAGAGGGAACAAAGATAGTCAGTTGGCTGCATTTCAAACAAATCTTTCTTGAGCGCTTCTTCCCTAGCTTGTTCCGTGAtgacaaggctatggaatttgccaccttgGTGCAGGGAACAATGACGGTACATCAGTATGCAGCTAGGTTTACTGAGCTATCCCAGTTTGCTACTTAtttgattcccgatgaggaaaagaaggcgcGCAAATTTGAGCAAGGACTGAATGAGAAACTTTATGAGCGTGTAGTGGGTTTTTAG